GAGTCCAGCCAGAAGCAAAGGCTAATCCGACTAAGAAAGAGCCCAGATAGCCAAAGGGTTTGTTTTTAAGGTGGACACGCTTTTCTTTTTGGAGTAAGTTGAGTGGGACAAGGCCGGTTATATGGATGCCAAAAAGGATAATTAAGATTCCGCCTACCTTTTGAATAATAAGCTTATAAGTGATTAAAAACTTGCCGATTAAGGTTGCCCCTGCCCCTAAGAAGATAAAAATCAAGGAAAAGCCAAGAATAAATATAAGGGAATTAAAAAAAAGCCGCCTTTTAATCACGGTTTGATTTTCGTTCATTTCTTCAAAAGACAAACCGGTAATAAAAGCCAGATATGAAGGGATGACCGGTAAGACACACGGAGAAAAAAATGATAATAATCCGGCGATAAAGGCAATAATTATGTTTACATCTTGTGCTGTGCTGTTCATCTTGATTCCTTTCTAAGCCGCTTTGGCATCTCTATCCGATAAAGGTAATAATTCGGAGGCTAATTTAACCACAAAGGGCACAAGTAACCGTTCAGCCACAGAGGCACAGAGTTCACAGAGAATTAAGGGAATTAGTCAC
Above is a window of bacterium DNA encoding:
- a CDS encoding cytochrome c biogenesis protein CcdA, with product MNSTAQDVNIIIAFIAGLLSFFSPCVLPVIPSYLAFITGLSFEEMNENQTVIKRRLFFNSLIFILGFSLIFIFLGAGATLIGKFLITYKLIIQKVGGILIILFGIHITGLVPLNLLQKEKRVHLKNKPFGYLGSFLVGLAFASGWTPCIGPILGAILIYAATSDNVYSGIILLSSYSLGLGLPFLIVSLGLSAFLTHFNWMKRYLRPISIFSGILLILIGIMIFADKLGMVTGMITGG